From Zhongshania aliphaticivorans, one genomic window encodes:
- the phrB gene encoding deoxyribodipyrimidine photo-lyase, whose amino-acid sequence MTAVVWFRNDLRSLDHRALSAACANHDKVRGLYLLCPEQLDEHIIAPIRRHYLRRALDELGRQLGEIGIALDIIDAGHFRNTAAQLSDYCRQHHVDAVYAHREWLLDEMRRDDDCLEKNIPLQLIDDSLLSPLEIAKGDGGPYKVFTPFSRRSRDHLAAKFPTCLRRPQAMAKAASNPACPVFGEERDSSLWPASQDALLDQLRDFCAERADDYREARDFPELDDTSRLSAALSFGLLSPRQCLARLQQECGEAIWDGNSGAGTWFNELLWREFYRHVAYHFPKVVRGRAFQTYTENIPWPNNQALFDAWQEGRTGYPIVDAGMRQLLESGWMHNRLRMITASFLCKDLHIDWRWGERHFMENLIDGDFCSNNGGWQWAASTGTDAAPYFRIFNPTTQGQRFDAKGEFIRRYLPELRHLSGKALHQPPKSDIYPAPIVEHKEVRQITLALFKNVRD is encoded by the coding sequence ATGACCGCCGTTGTGTGGTTTCGCAATGATTTGCGCAGCTTAGACCACCGGGCACTGAGCGCGGCCTGCGCCAATCACGACAAGGTACGCGGCTTGTATCTATTGTGCCCGGAGCAGCTCGACGAGCATATTATTGCGCCAATACGCCGCCACTATTTGCGCCGCGCCCTCGACGAACTCGGCCGCCAGCTCGGTGAAATTGGCATTGCTCTGGACATCATTGATGCTGGTCACTTTCGCAATACTGCCGCCCAGCTCAGCGATTATTGTCGCCAGCACCACGTCGACGCCGTGTACGCCCATCGGGAATGGCTGCTCGACGAAATGCGTCGGGATGACGACTGCCTGGAAAAGAACATTCCATTACAACTGATTGATGACAGCTTACTTAGTCCGCTAGAGATAGCCAAAGGCGACGGCGGCCCATATAAGGTATTTACGCCGTTCTCGCGGCGCAGCCGAGACCATTTGGCCGCCAAATTCCCCACCTGCCTGCGCCGCCCCCAAGCCATGGCTAAAGCAGCCTCTAATCCAGCCTGCCCCGTATTCGGCGAAGAGCGCGACTCCAGCCTCTGGCCCGCAAGCCAAGATGCGCTGCTAGACCAGCTTAGAGATTTTTGCGCTGAACGCGCTGACGATTATCGCGAGGCCAGGGACTTTCCCGAACTCGATGACACCTCTCGACTGTCCGCAGCCCTAAGCTTTGGCCTGCTCAGCCCCCGCCAGTGTTTAGCGCGTTTACAACAAGAATGCGGCGAGGCAATCTGGGATGGGAATAGCGGCGCAGGCACCTGGTTTAACGAGCTGCTGTGGCGGGAATTTTACCGTCACGTCGCCTACCACTTCCCTAAAGTCGTGCGCGGCCGCGCCTTTCAGACCTATACTGAAAACATTCCCTGGCCCAATAACCAAGCCCTCTTTGATGCTTGGCAAGAGGGCCGTACTGGCTACCCAATTGTCGACGCAGGCATGCGTCAGCTGCTGGAATCTGGCTGGATGCACAACCGCCTGCGCATGATTACGGCATCGTTTTTGTGTAAAGACCTACATATAGACTGGCGCTGGGGCGAGCGGCACTTTATGGAAAACCTCATTGACGGCGATTTTTGCTCGAATAACGGCGGCTGGCAATGGGCCGCATCCACCGGCACTGACGCCGCGCCGTATTTCCGCATTTTTAACCCAACCACCCAGGGTCAGCGCTTTGACGCCAAGGGCGAATTTATTCGGCGCTATCTGCCGGAGCTACGTCATTTATCAGGCAAGGCACTTCACCAGCCCCCAAAATCGGACATTTACCCCGCACCAATCGTTGAACACAAAGAAGTGCGACAAATTACCCTCGCACTTTTTAAGAATGTGAGGGACTAA
- a CDS encoding zinc ABC transporter substrate-binding protein encodes MKAIVSGLVLVWMFSNMAWAADKPVILTSIMPLQLLVGDIAGDAVTVDVLAPATVSPHDFQLRPSDMQRLRSADVVLWVGPAMESYLQKAVADQSNAVALFPALSLGEDPHVWMDADQVQHMARRIARVLSDRMPTRGAYFHANAARFSTEFRQYDKQLQLDVARLSGRPYLLLHDGFSRFERHYNLTEAEVVMPTSDRLPGARHIVELRSRLQNGEFACVFREPQYPTAMLNALTSGLDIPVIEIDPLGVGMKKADGFLRLYRQLGQAFLSCFAA; translated from the coding sequence TTGAAAGCAATAGTGTCGGGACTGGTGCTCGTGTGGATGTTCAGCAATATGGCCTGGGCAGCCGACAAACCAGTAATATTAACCAGTATTATGCCGCTGCAGTTACTCGTTGGCGACATTGCCGGTGATGCGGTAACGGTCGACGTTTTGGCACCCGCTACCGTCTCTCCGCACGACTTCCAATTGCGGCCCTCAGATATGCAGCGCTTGCGCAGTGCTGACGTGGTGCTTTGGGTTGGTCCAGCAATGGAGTCCTATTTACAGAAGGCCGTTGCCGATCAGAGTAATGCGGTCGCCCTTTTTCCTGCATTGAGTCTGGGTGAAGACCCGCACGTTTGGATGGACGCAGATCAGGTTCAGCACATGGCGCGGCGCATAGCCCGCGTACTGTCAGACCGTATGCCAACTCGGGGCGCGTATTTTCATGCTAACGCTGCGCGGTTTAGCACCGAGTTTCGGCAGTACGACAAACAGTTGCAGCTCGATGTTGCGCGTTTAAGCGGTCGCCCTTATTTGTTGCTACACGACGGTTTCAGCCGTTTTGAGCGCCATTATAATCTGACCGAAGCCGAGGTGGTTATGCCGACTTCGGACCGCCTGCCCGGTGCGCGGCACATTGTTGAATTGCGGTCGCGGCTGCAGAATGGGGAATTTGCCTGTGTTTTTCGCGAGCCGCAATACCCTACAGCAATGCTAAATGCGCTGACCTCGGGTTTGGATATACCGGTAATAGAAATTGACCCCCTCGGTGTGGGGATGAAGAAGGCTGACGGCTTTTTACGCTTATACCGTCAGCTCGGGCAGGCTTTTCTCAGTTGTTTCGCGGCTTAG
- a CDS encoding c-type cytochrome, whose protein sequence is MNKWLVAILLSVSGVSAFATEQAVLDRYQKSCFACHAFGANGAPKSHVVADWAPRMEKGMDTLVKHAAEGFNTMPPKGLCFDCSADDFKALIEFMAAPKS, encoded by the coding sequence ATGAATAAATGGCTCGTGGCTATACTGCTTTCAGTGTCTGGTGTCTCTGCTTTTGCTACTGAGCAGGCGGTTTTGGATCGCTACCAAAAATCCTGTTTTGCCTGTCACGCCTTTGGGGCCAATGGCGCGCCAAAATCCCACGTGGTGGCTGATTGGGCGCCGCGCATGGAGAAAGGCATGGACACCTTAGTTAAGCATGCGGCAGAAGGCTTCAATACCATGCCGCCTAAAGGCCTGTGTTTTGACTGCAGCGCCGATGATTTTAAAGCCTTAATTGAGTTTATGGCGGCGCCCAAGTCTTAA
- a CDS encoding alpha-L-glutamate ligase-like protein, with protein sequence MSLFSTWKDLRQRGVMGINQRNADYVLRYNQRHLYPLVDDKIKTKERALEVGIHVPTMYGVIDSDKGISKLKDIVKGHSDFVIKPAQGAGGDGILVIADQFEGYYRTTSGRLLSTEDIEFHISGILSGIYSLGGHRDRALIEYRVIPDPIFSAISYEGVPDIRIIVLKGYPLLAMLRLPTRQSGGKANLHQGAIGVGVDLATGITLDGTWHNKLINKHPDTTNPVRGVQLPYWEGFMSLATRCYELTGLGYLGVDMVLDKDKGPLMLELNARPGLNIQIANDTGLAARCKHVEDEIERLNAKGITLAKPAKRMAFCQREFAQPLQKLDTLDAEKDTIEPNSPQAN encoded by the coding sequence ATGTCCTTATTCAGCACTTGGAAGGATCTTCGTCAGCGCGGCGTGATGGGCATTAATCAGCGTAATGCCGACTATGTGTTGCGCTACAATCAGCGCCATCTTTATCCCTTGGTCGATGACAAAATTAAAACCAAGGAGCGCGCGCTAGAGGTGGGGATTCACGTTCCCACCATGTACGGCGTAATTGATTCTGACAAAGGTATTAGCAAGCTAAAAGATATTGTTAAGGGTCACAGCGACTTCGTCATCAAACCCGCACAAGGCGCCGGTGGCGATGGAATTTTAGTTATCGCCGACCAGTTTGAAGGCTATTACCGCACGACCTCCGGCCGCTTATTAAGCACGGAAGATATTGAATTTCATATTTCGGGAATACTGTCTGGCATCTATTCATTGGGCGGCCACCGCGACCGCGCGCTAATAGAATACCGCGTCATCCCCGACCCCATCTTCAGCGCCATTAGCTATGAAGGGGTTCCTGACATTCGCATTATCGTCCTTAAAGGCTACCCCTTACTCGCCATGCTGCGCCTGCCTACCCGCCAGTCCGGCGGCAAGGCCAATCTTCATCAAGGCGCAATTGGCGTCGGTGTCGACCTCGCCACCGGCATTACCCTCGATGGCACCTGGCACAACAAGCTGATCAACAAGCACCCCGACACCACTAATCCAGTACGCGGCGTCCAGCTGCCTTATTGGGAAGGGTTTATGTCGCTGGCAACGCGCTGCTACGAGCTCACCGGCCTGGGCTACCTCGGGGTCGACATGGTATTGGACAAGGATAAAGGTCCGCTGATGCTCGAGCTGAACGCGCGGCCCGGCTTAAATATCCAAATCGCCAATGACACCGGCTTAGCGGCGCGCTGCAAGCACGTTGAAGATGAGATTGAGCGCTTAAACGCCAAAGGCATTACCCTGGCCAAACCCGCGAAACGCATGGCGTTTTGCCAGCGCGAATTTGCCCAACCTCTGCAAAAGCTCGATACGCTAGATGCCGAAAAGGACACCATCGAGCCCAACTCGCCCCAAGCAAATTAA
- a CDS encoding Fur family transcriptional regulator, whose amino-acid sequence MHNINPQHNHQHCIDEALLRARDLCQQRQLKFTTIRELVLTTVWSSHKPIGAYTILEELAKEGLRRPAPPTVYRALDFLLDNGLVHRIASLNAFVGCNEPGHAHQGHFLICRHCQVALELDAQLIYPAISAAAKQQNFAVDTASLEVVGCCARCSEANSND is encoded by the coding sequence ATGCACAACATTAACCCGCAGCATAATCACCAACACTGCATTGATGAAGCACTGCTCCGCGCCCGCGACCTCTGCCAGCAACGCCAACTTAAATTCACCACTATCCGCGAACTCGTATTGACCACGGTGTGGTCAAGCCACAAACCAATAGGTGCCTATACTATTCTTGAAGAGCTGGCAAAAGAAGGCCTCCGCCGCCCCGCGCCACCAACGGTGTATCGCGCGCTGGATTTCTTGCTCGATAACGGCCTCGTCCACCGCATCGCGTCGCTCAACGCCTTTGTTGGCTGCAATGAACCCGGCCACGCCCACCAAGGCCATTTTCTTATTTGTCGCCACTGCCAAGTAGCCCTTGAGTTGGATGCCCAGCTTATATATCCAGCTATTTCCGCCGCGGCCAAGCAGCAGAACTTTGCGGTAGACACGGCCAGCCTCGAAGTTGTTGGCTGCTGCGCCCGCTGTAGCGAGGCTAACAGCAATGACTGA
- a CDS encoding inactive transglutaminase family protein, translating into MKGVKLHVRVLAFALLLIGAGSTAWQIFVLNIPVSSDTTEPVWVIDTKLTFNARDNTPVKVQMYVPPSWSKFITLNESFISKNYGVNTDIVNDNRQAVWSARRAEGQQQLFYRLMLTKRSNSRFAESEAGPLFRESPDLQGVEKIAVEALLKPIREHSADIETFIREAIKLINEPSNDNARLLLGNNYTQDNKSMVLELLLSSAHIPVERVRTLRLISGVAQTPELWMRSYNGKRWLYFNPETGAQGLPDDRVVWWTGNDPIAKVEGGRHLKVEITANQKVMNSITLAQSIAESKENKFWALSLYDLPLQSQQTFEIILMIPIGVMLILVLRNIVGLETLGTFTPVLIGLAFRETQVLWGIILFTLITALGLSIRSYLEHLHLQLLSRLSVVLTFVVIIMALISVLGHRLGLDRGLSIALFPMVILTMSIERMSIVWEERGGLHAGKVGIGTLIAATLSHLMMTYPTWTYFVFTFPGMLLIFMSFMLVLGHYRGYRLTELFRFNAMIKGRQ; encoded by the coding sequence ATGAAGGGCGTTAAATTACATGTCAGAGTATTAGCCTTCGCGCTATTGCTGATCGGCGCCGGCAGCACCGCCTGGCAGATATTTGTGCTAAATATTCCGGTATCCTCGGACACCACCGAACCAGTGTGGGTCATAGATACCAAGCTCACCTTTAACGCCCGCGACAACACGCCCGTCAAAGTACAAATGTATGTACCGCCGAGCTGGAGCAAATTCATTACCCTGAACGAGAGTTTTATCTCGAAAAATTACGGGGTAAACACCGACATCGTTAACGATAACCGCCAAGCGGTGTGGTCTGCCCGCCGCGCCGAAGGCCAGCAGCAGTTGTTTTATAGACTCATGCTAACCAAACGCAGTAACTCACGCTTTGCGGAGTCTGAAGCTGGCCCGCTGTTTCGTGAAAGCCCTGATCTGCAAGGCGTAGAAAAAATCGCCGTAGAGGCCTTATTAAAACCAATACGCGAGCATTCCGCCGATATCGAAACCTTTATCCGCGAAGCCATTAAGCTCATAAACGAACCCAGCAACGACAATGCCCGCCTCCTGCTGGGCAATAATTACACCCAAGACAATAAATCGATGGTACTCGAACTGCTGCTGTCCTCGGCGCATATTCCAGTAGAGCGAGTACGCACCCTGCGTTTAATCAGCGGCGTAGCCCAGACCCCAGAGCTGTGGATGCGCAGCTATAACGGCAAGCGCTGGCTGTATTTCAATCCGGAAACCGGCGCCCAGGGCCTGCCCGACGACCGCGTAGTGTGGTGGACCGGCAACGACCCCATCGCCAAAGTCGAAGGGGGCCGCCATCTGAAAGTAGAAATCACCGCCAATCAAAAGGTAATGAACTCAATCACCTTGGCGCAGTCGATTGCCGAGAGCAAAGAGAACAAATTCTGGGCACTTTCCCTTTATGATTTGCCACTGCAGTCCCAGCAAACCTTTGAAATTATACTAATGATCCCTATTGGCGTTATGCTGATCTTGGTGCTGCGCAATATTGTGGGTCTAGAAACCTTGGGCACCTTTACTCCTGTGCTCATTGGTCTCGCCTTTCGGGAAACCCAGGTTTTATGGGGGATTATTCTATTCACCTTAATTACCGCACTCGGCTTGTCGATACGCTCCTATCTTGAGCACTTACATTTGCAGCTATTGTCCCGACTCTCTGTGGTATTAACCTTTGTCGTTATTATCATGGCCCTAATCAGCGTGCTCGGGCATCGTTTGGGCTTAGATCGCGGCCTGTCTATTGCGCTATTCCCAATGGTTATCCTCACTATGTCCATCGAGCGGATGTCGATCGTTTGGGAGGAGCGGGGCGGCCTGCACGCGGGCAAAGTGGGTATTGGTACACTCATCGCGGCGACCCTGTCGCACTTGATGATGACCTACCCAACATGGACCTATTTCGTGTTCACCTTCCCCGGTATGTTGCTGATATTTATGTCGTTTATGTTAGTGCTAGGCCACTATCGCGGCTACCGGCTAACCGAGCTGTTCCGGTTTAATGCCATGATCAAGGGTAGACAATAA
- a CDS encoding thiol:disulfide interchange protein DsbA/DsbL, translating to MFKKFIPLVSVFSFLLMVSACSDGAEPAAPAKAPASTAVNTADTAERIASSGERYIRVAQPVRTANPQKIEVTEVFWYGCSHCFDFDPMLEAWAKQLPADVEFRRSPAMWNELMVVHAKAFYTAEALGVIDQLHTPLFNAINVDRNPLRDSAAIEKLFLAHSDVDAEKFRKTFDSFGVNSQVKQADARARAYGIAGTPELIVNGKYRVTGRSAGGKAEMLKVAEELIAKERAAK from the coding sequence ATGTTTAAGAAATTTATTCCGCTCGTCAGCGTATTCAGTTTTCTGCTTATGGTTTCGGCGTGCAGCGATGGCGCTGAGCCAGCGGCACCCGCTAAAGCGCCAGCCAGCACGGCGGTAAATACCGCAGACACCGCTGAACGCATTGCGAGCAGTGGTGAGCGCTATATTCGTGTGGCGCAGCCGGTGCGTACCGCTAACCCGCAAAAAATCGAAGTAACAGAAGTATTTTGGTATGGCTGCAGTCACTGTTTTGACTTCGACCCCATGCTAGAAGCCTGGGCAAAGCAGCTGCCGGCAGACGTTGAGTTTCGCCGCTCACCGGCCATGTGGAATGAGTTGATGGTGGTTCACGCCAAGGCGTTTTATACCGCAGAAGCCCTGGGTGTTATCGACCAGCTGCATACACCGTTATTCAATGCGATTAATGTTGACCGCAATCCTTTACGAGATAGCGCAGCAATTGAAAAATTGTTTTTGGCGCACAGCGACGTAGATGCTGAGAAGTTTCGCAAGACTTTTGACTCTTTTGGGGTGAACAGTCAGGTGAAGCAAGCCGACGCGCGGGCCAGGGCCTATGGCATTGCTGGTACGCCAGAGCTAATCGTCAATGGCAAATATCGCGTAACCGGCCGTTCGGCAGGTGGTAAGGCTGAGATGCTGAAGGTGGCTGAAGAGTTAATTGCTAAGGAGCGTGCCGCTAAGTAA
- the znuC gene encoding zinc ABC transporter ATP-binding protein ZnuC has protein sequence MTETALLRLDKISLKHQQQSLLSNISLSLSAKQIMTIIGPNGAGKSTLIKVALGLTKANNGTIYRRPGLRIGYMPQRLSLNPLMPLSVSRFLAMAKSNTTQIDAALARTGIQHLRNRPLHDISGGETQRVLLSRALLSSPDLLVLDEPAQGVDISGQTELYELINALRDDLGCAVLMVSHDLHWVMAQTDTVICLNQHICCHGHPEQVSSDPEYLALFGRRHAEAVALYQHDHDHQHDIHGDVVCEHKHHD, from the coding sequence ATGACTGAGACTGCGCTGCTTCGCCTTGACAAGATCTCCTTAAAGCACCAGCAACAAAGCTTGCTGAGTAATATCAGTCTAAGCTTATCGGCCAAGCAAATTATGACGATTATTGGTCCCAATGGGGCCGGTAAAAGCACCTTAATAAAGGTCGCCTTGGGTTTAACCAAAGCCAACAACGGCACAATCTACCGACGACCCGGCCTGCGTATTGGCTATATGCCACAACGGCTGAGTCTGAATCCATTAATGCCCTTAAGCGTGTCGCGGTTCTTAGCCATGGCCAAGTCCAATACAACGCAAATTGACGCCGCTTTAGCCCGAACAGGCATTCAGCATTTACGTAACCGTCCCCTGCACGATATTTCTGGCGGAGAGACTCAACGAGTCTTGCTTAGCCGCGCCTTACTCAGCAGCCCCGATTTATTGGTGCTCGACGAGCCCGCCCAAGGCGTGGATATCAGCGGCCAGACCGAACTGTACGAACTGATTAATGCCCTTCGCGACGATCTTGGTTGCGCCGTACTGATGGTGTCCCACGACTTACATTGGGTAATGGCGCAAACCGATACGGTAATTTGCCTTAATCAACATATTTGCTGTCATGGCCACCCCGAACAAGTCAGTAGCGACCCTGAATATTTAGCGCTGTTCGGCCGCCGCCACGCCGAAGCCGTCGCGCTCTACCAACACGATCACGACCACCAACACGATATTCACGGCGACGTAGTCTGCGAGCATAAGCACCATGATTGA
- the yihA gene encoding ribosome biogenesis GTP-binding protein YihA/YsxC has protein sequence MSSSPALNYRRASYLKSSPNLTHCPDDSGAEVAFAGRSNAGKSSAINRLTENKKLAKTSKTPGRTQLLNFFVLDDSGRQRLVDLPGYGFAKVPLAVKNEWQRNLEAYLQKRQSLRGMVLMMDIRHPLTEFDQQMVRWATKSNMPMHLLLTKSDKLKRGPATATLLMVRKSLAEYGDLISVQLFSAPNGDGLQELRSKLDEWLNTDNMVDMVYIDDDGEAIGSKPEAPTKT, from the coding sequence ATGTCATCAAGCCCAGCACTGAATTACCGCCGCGCCAGCTATTTAAAAAGCTCTCCCAACCTTACCCACTGCCCAGACGACAGTGGTGCTGAGGTCGCGTTTGCTGGACGCTCTAACGCAGGCAAGTCTAGCGCGATCAACCGCCTCACAGAAAACAAAAAACTGGCAAAAACCAGTAAAACACCGGGCCGCACCCAGCTACTTAACTTTTTCGTATTAGACGACAGCGGTCGTCAACGCTTAGTCGACCTACCCGGCTACGGCTTTGCAAAAGTACCCCTCGCGGTGAAAAACGAATGGCAGCGCAATTTGGAAGCCTACCTGCAAAAACGCCAATCTCTTCGCGGCATGGTGTTAATGATGGACATCCGCCATCCGCTCACCGAGTTCGACCAGCAAATGGTACGCTGGGCAACAAAGAGCAATATGCCAATGCATCTCTTGCTCACCAAGTCCGACAAATTAAAGCGCGGCCCGGCCACCGCCACCTTATTAATGGTGCGCAAAAGCCTGGCCGAATATGGCGATTTAATCAGTGTGCAGCTGTTTTCGGCGCCCAATGGCGACGGTTTACAGGAGTTGCGCAGCAAATTGGACGAGTGGCTGAATACCGACAATATGGTCGACATGGTTTACATTGACGACGACGGCGAAGCCATTGGCAGTAAACCGGAAGCCCCCACCAAAACATAG
- a CDS encoding c-type cytochrome, whose product MLSNKTFLILAVLTGLFTLVACSKGEPSRGATSPDNSTAQAPQAVSSTKRMPSDPSLKSLYIQSCYGCHSSGAAGAPKSGNKEQWASRTQKGLDTLLANTKNGLNSMPPKGMCMNCSDDDFRALILFLSGEAE is encoded by the coding sequence ATGCTTAGCAACAAAACCTTCCTTATCCTCGCGGTATTGACCGGACTATTTACCCTGGTCGCGTGCAGCAAGGGCGAACCTAGCCGCGGTGCGACAAGCCCAGACAACAGCACCGCACAAGCACCACAAGCAGTTTCCAGCACAAAGCGGATGCCTAGCGACCCCTCACTGAAATCCCTCTATATTCAAAGTTGCTATGGTTGCCATAGCTCTGGCGCCGCCGGAGCACCTAAAAGTGGGAATAAAGAGCAGTGGGCGTCTCGCACCCAAAAAGGCTTAGACACATTATTAGCTAATACCAAAAACGGCCTCAATAGCATGCCGCCAAAGGGAATGTGCATGAATTGCAGCGACGACGATTTTAGAGCGTTAATATTATTTTTGTCCGGCGAAGCCGAATAG
- a CDS encoding YbgA family protein: MSETQPIRIGISACLLGEPVRYDGGHKRLPFADEELRRHFEFINICPEQAIGMGVPRPTIRLVGDPANPQLIGSSDSSLNVTDAMQTFAKDTVPTLTEISGYILCAKSPSCGMERVPVYDEKGNGLGKIGVGLYAKQLMAAHPLLPVEENGRLNDVHLRENFVLRVVAYARWQRLINSGISASGLEDFHRRHKFLLLAHNQTIYRELGPIVAEAGDIDDKARRYISKFMQALKQIASTKNHTNTLMHIQGFFKDHLDAEDRLRLTGTIKDYAAGQLPLLVPLEMLSHYLKKYRVDYLLDQYYFDPYPRDLKLRMGL; this comes from the coding sequence ATGTCGGAAACCCAGCCTATTCGAATCGGCATCAGTGCCTGCTTGCTCGGTGAACCAGTACGCTACGACGGCGGCCACAAACGCCTGCCCTTTGCCGACGAAGAACTGAGGCGGCACTTTGAGTTTATTAACATTTGCCCCGAGCAGGCCATAGGCATGGGCGTGCCGCGCCCGACCATTCGCCTTGTGGGCGATCCGGCAAACCCCCAACTTATTGGCAGCAGCGACAGCAGTTTAAACGTCACGGACGCCATGCAAACCTTCGCCAAAGACACGGTTCCGACGCTTACCGAGATCAGCGGCTATATTCTCTGCGCCAAATCGCCCAGCTGCGGCATGGAGCGTGTGCCCGTGTATGACGAGAAGGGTAATGGTTTAGGAAAAATCGGCGTAGGTCTGTACGCCAAGCAATTAATGGCCGCCCACCCCCTGCTGCCGGTCGAAGAAAACGGCCGACTCAACGACGTGCATCTGCGCGAAAATTTTGTGTTGCGCGTGGTTGCCTACGCCCGCTGGCAGCGGCTAATTAATAGCGGCATCTCCGCCAGCGGCCTTGAGGATTTTCACCGTCGCCACAAATTTTTACTACTAGCGCACAATCAGACTATTTATCGTGAACTTGGGCCAATCGTCGCTGAAGCGGGCGATATTGACGATAAAGCTCGCCGCTATATTAGCAAGTTTATGCAGGCCTTAAAGCAGATCGCCAGCACCAAAAATCACACGAATACGCTGATGCATATCCAGGGCTTTTTCAAAGATCACCTCGACGCCGAGGACAGACTCAGACTCACCGGAACGATAAAGGACTATGCCGCCGGACAACTACCCCTGCTCGTACCGCTGGAAATGCTGAGTCACTATTTAAAGAAATACCGTGTCGACTATTTACTGGACCAATATTACTTCGACCCATACCCACGGGATTTAAAACTGCGCATGGGACTATAA
- a CDS encoding ATP-dependent zinc protease, whose amino-acid sequence MRFAVLILLAINTLFTSLAVHAGSNAQQVFGLSEYVYIEELGVRYKAKIDTGAESASINAINAKVEKGHGKKDDLVHFDLVLPDDTLKSVSLPLSKHIRIKRRAADYGEDEKDYSRRPVLELTLCVGGQSHKVEVNLADRRQFSKPMLVGSDPLTAFGALVDPSKKYLQNKSLCPIKADSEEHDE is encoded by the coding sequence GTGCGATTTGCTGTACTAATTCTGCTAGCCATCAATACCCTTTTTACGAGCCTCGCTGTTCATGCTGGCAGCAACGCCCAACAAGTGTTCGGCCTAAGTGAATACGTCTATATTGAAGAGTTGGGCGTGCGCTATAAAGCCAAAATTGATACCGGCGCAGAAAGCGCATCCATCAATGCAATCAACGCCAAGGTTGAGAAGGGCCACGGTAAAAAAGACGACCTGGTGCACTTTGATTTGGTTTTACCAGACGACACCCTAAAATCTGTCTCGCTGCCACTCAGTAAGCACATCCGCATCAAGCGTCGCGCGGCAGATTACGGGGAAGATGAAAAAGACTATAGCCGTCGACCCGTATTGGAGTTGACGCTGTGCGTTGGTGGTCAGTCACACAAGGTTGAGGTAAATCTTGCTGACCGTCGCCAATTTTCCAAACCTATGCTAGTTGGCTCCGACCCATTGACCGCCTTTGGCGCCTTGGTCGACCCCAGTAAAAAATATTTGCAGAACAAATCCCTCTGCCCTATAAAAGCAGACTCCGAGGAGCACGATGAATGA
- a CDS encoding c-type cytochrome, with protein sequence MKKSLLVMFASLVFAGAAVAAEGNSRAGKTKAAACAACHGADGNSAAPSFPKLAGQGERYLIKQLNDIKSGARSVPMMAGQTDNLSEQDIADIAAFYSSQAISTGQADPAIVAKGAAIYRGGIADRNVPACAACHSPSGSGMAAAGFPALGGQHADYTVAQLKAFRAAADGREGRANDGDAMVMRTISFKLSDSEIEAVASFIQGLHP encoded by the coding sequence ATGAAAAAAAGCTTATTAGTGATGTTTGCTTCCTTGGTGTTTGCCGGTGCGGCCGTGGCTGCGGAAGGAAATTCTCGGGCGGGCAAGACGAAGGCAGCAGCCTGCGCAGCGTGTCATGGTGCTGACGGCAATAGCGCCGCGCCTAGCTTCCCAAAGCTGGCGGGTCAGGGTGAGCGCTATTTGATTAAGCAACTGAATGACATTAAATCAGGCGCCCGCTCCGTGCCAATGATGGCCGGCCAGACTGATAATTTGTCTGAGCAAGATATTGCTGATATTGCTGCTTTTTATTCGAGCCAAGCGATTAGCACGGGTCAGGCTGATCCCGCGATTGTTGCTAAGGGCGCAGCAATTTACCGTGGTGGTATTGCAGACCGCAATGTTCCCGCCTGTGCTGCTTGCCACTCACCTAGCGGCAGCGGCATGGCCGCAGCGGGATTCCCAGCGCTTGGTGGTCAGCATGCGGATTACACCGTTGCCCAGCTAAAGGCCTTCCGCGCGGCGGCTGATGGGCGTGAAGGACGTGCTAACGATGGCGATGCCATGGTGATGCGGACGATTTCCTTCAAATTAAGTGATTCAGAAATTGAGGCGGTAGCCAGCTTTATTCAGGGCTTGCATCCTTAA